One region of Pseudoalteromonas galatheae genomic DNA includes:
- a CDS encoding zinc-dependent metalloprotease yields MRKITCFTQTVTTLLLCMITQAHAAIKSIDEFTASFNHHPGFYAFYSDDSSGKLYLDIDKLDAPFLLQHSLPYGVGSNDIGLDRGQLGGTHLVQFERFGNKVMLRAINTYYRASANNMAEKQSVKEAFASSILHGFSVVAEDKDSVLIDYTPYLLSDVHGVSRTLANRNQGSFSLDSSRSAVFMSRSKAFVKNTELEAVLTFKGTKPGEYVRQVSAEPYTLTVHQHHSLIELPDDNYQPRAFHPQSGYWSIEHKDYSAALGQSMFVRYIPRHRLKKKDPTAQVSEAVEPIIYYLDPGVPEPVKTALLDGAKWWDQAFEAAGYKNAFQVKVLPENADPMDIRYNVIQWVHRATRGWSYGASVIDPRTGEILKGHVTLGSLRVRQDILIAEALSAPFVEGNEVTERLHAMALDRIRQLSAHEIGHTLGIAHNFSASVKDRASVMDYPHPLVGFENGQLDITKGYAKGMGAWDTQVIKYGYSDFGDVDEATELAAILAENKAQGLEFISDSDARAQGGAHPTAHLWDNGADPAAELLRVLDVRKQALNSFGIHSIQKGVALSQLEEKLVPLYLFHRYQVEAAVKLIGGVDYDYEVRGDEVIKGAKVVAKEVQQNAANALLSTLSPAALTIPDSILALIPPKAYGEYKTRESIKGRTGLTLDAMALPEVAALHSLDLLLNPQRLNRLAQQHARDTQYFGTQALLEALYQQVFAQSGSKGMAQKLQQRVQYLSATKLVKLSNNDKVAPEVQAQLKFYLAKVAKDFNQSSVFSDVAFDQAFKHMLAQQINHYLDSGEWPESFKALEMPPGSPI; encoded by the coding sequence ATGAGAAAAATAACGTGCTTTACTCAAACTGTAACCACTTTGCTACTGTGTATGATAACCCAAGCACACGCAGCAATTAAGTCTATTGATGAATTTACTGCCAGTTTTAATCATCATCCCGGTTTTTATGCCTTCTATAGCGATGATTCGAGCGGCAAACTTTACTTAGATATCGACAAACTAGACGCTCCTTTCTTGTTACAGCATAGTTTACCTTATGGTGTGGGTTCGAATGATATCGGCTTAGACCGTGGCCAGTTAGGCGGTACGCACTTAGTTCAATTTGAGCGTTTTGGTAATAAGGTAATGCTGCGCGCTATAAACACTTATTATCGCGCAAGTGCGAATAATATGGCAGAAAAGCAAAGCGTTAAAGAGGCTTTTGCTTCAAGCATTCTACACGGGTTCAGTGTGGTTGCAGAAGATAAAGACAGTGTGCTAATTGACTACACGCCTTATCTACTCAGCGACGTGCATGGCGTGTCTCGCACGTTGGCAAATCGTAATCAAGGTAGTTTTAGCTTAGACTCAAGCCGCAGCGCTGTGTTTATGTCGCGTTCAAAGGCATTTGTTAAAAACACAGAACTGGAAGCCGTGTTGACATTCAAAGGCACAAAGCCTGGTGAATATGTACGCCAGGTGAGTGCGGAACCTTATACGCTAACAGTACATCAGCACCATTCTTTAATTGAGCTGCCTGACGATAACTACCAGCCACGTGCGTTTCATCCGCAATCGGGTTATTGGAGTATCGAGCATAAGGATTACTCTGCAGCGCTTGGACAGTCAATGTTTGTGCGTTACATTCCTCGCCACCGCTTAAAGAAAAAAGACCCAACTGCACAAGTCTCGGAGGCCGTAGAGCCAATTATTTACTATCTTGATCCTGGTGTACCTGAGCCTGTCAAAACTGCATTACTTGATGGTGCCAAATGGTGGGACCAAGCATTTGAGGCAGCAGGCTATAAAAATGCGTTTCAAGTCAAAGTACTCCCTGAAAATGCCGATCCTATGGATATTCGCTACAACGTGATCCAATGGGTGCATCGCGCGACTCGAGGGTGGTCATACGGCGCGTCGGTGATAGACCCGCGTACCGGTGAAATTTTAAAAGGTCACGTGACGCTAGGCTCGCTGCGTGTCCGTCAAGATATTCTTATTGCCGAAGCACTTTCTGCGCCATTTGTTGAGGGTAATGAAGTGACTGAGCGACTTCATGCTATGGCGCTAGACCGTATTCGTCAGTTGAGTGCACATGAAATTGGCCACACGTTGGGCATTGCACACAACTTCTCAGCGTCGGTAAAGGATCGCGCGTCAGTCATGGACTATCCACATCCACTAGTAGGATTTGAAAATGGCCAACTTGATATTACCAAGGGCTACGCAAAAGGCATGGGCGCGTGGGATACGCAAGTGATTAAATATGGTTATAGTGATTTCGGTGACGTTGATGAAGCCACTGAGCTTGCAGCTATTCTCGCTGAAAATAAGGCGCAAGGGCTTGAGTTTATCTCTGATTCAGACGCCAGAGCACAGGGCGGAGCGCATCCAACGGCGCACCTTTGGGATAATGGGGCAGATCCCGCAGCCGAATTACTGCGTGTGCTGGATGTCCGCAAGCAGGCGTTGAATAGCTTTGGTATTCACAGTATTCAAAAAGGAGTTGCTCTGTCGCAGCTAGAGGAGAAGCTGGTCCCACTGTATCTTTTCCACCGTTACCAAGTTGAAGCCGCAGTAAAACTGATTGGTGGCGTGGACTATGACTATGAAGTCCGTGGTGACGAGGTGATAAAAGGCGCGAAAGTCGTGGCTAAAGAGGTACAGCAAAATGCAGCCAATGCGCTTTTGAGTACGCTCTCACCTGCGGCGTTGACTATTCCTGACTCTATTTTGGCGTTAATACCTCCTAAGGCTTACGGTGAGTATAAAACTCGCGAAAGTATCAAGGGGAGAACAGGGCTAACTCTAGATGCGATGGCATTACCAGAAGTTGCCGCACTCCATAGCCTTGACTTGCTGCTTAATCCACAGCGATTAAATCGTCTCGCACAGCAGCATGCACGTGATACTCAATATTTTGGTACTCAAGCACTTTTAGAGGCTTTATATCAGCAGGTATTTGCTCAATCAGGCAGCAAAGGTATGGCTCAAAAGCTACAGCAACGAGTGCAATACCTAAGTGCAACCAAGCTTGTAAAACTGAGTAACAACGATAAAGTCGCACCTGAAGTGCAAGCGCAGTTAAAGTTTTATTTAGCAAAAGTTGCGAAAGACTTTAATCAGTCCTCGGTATTTAGCGATGTTGCTTTTGATCAAGCGTTTAAACATATGCTCGCACAGCAAATCAATCACTACTTAGATTCGGGAGAGTGGCCTGAAAGCTTTAAGGCGCTTGAAATGCCGCCAGGCTCACCAATCTAG
- a CDS encoding class 1 fructose-bisphosphatase, whose product MRRLPPVLIEDGCSRELVSLIRTILAACKEISFRVGQGALSGVLGSTLDENIQGETQKKLDVLSNQLLKDILLESGYVKAIASEEEDYTVAGNPKANYIVAFDPLDGSSNTDINSLVGTIFSIMEAPEGSDPSDPAIFMQPGHKQVAAGYVLYGPSTMLALSTGKGTRLFTLDKTHGSFLLTQDFAAIPEDTKEFAINASNQRHWTPAMQNYIADLLEGETGPRGKNFNMRWIAAMVGDVHRVLCRGGLFTYPEDRKDPNKPFKLRLLYEANPMAMLVEQAGGIAHTGRERILDIQPEEIHQRVGVILGSKHEVEACLAYHK is encoded by the coding sequence ATGCGTAGACTCCCTCCGGTGTTAATTGAAGATGGTTGTTCTCGTGAGTTGGTTTCTCTAATCCGAACCATTCTCGCGGCATGTAAAGAAATATCGTTCCGTGTTGGCCAAGGTGCACTTTCAGGTGTATTAGGTTCAACCTTAGATGAGAACATTCAAGGTGAAACGCAAAAGAAGCTCGATGTACTTTCAAACCAGCTATTGAAAGATATTTTGCTTGAATCTGGCTATGTCAAAGCTATCGCTTCTGAAGAAGAAGATTACACCGTCGCCGGCAATCCAAAAGCGAACTATATTGTCGCTTTCGATCCGTTAGATGGTTCATCCAATACCGACATTAATTCACTAGTTGGTACTATTTTCTCTATAATGGAAGCCCCTGAAGGTTCAGATCCTAGCGATCCTGCGATCTTTATGCAGCCGGGTCATAAACAAGTAGCAGCGGGCTATGTGTTATATGGCCCATCAACCATGTTAGCGCTATCAACAGGCAAGGGAACTCGCTTGTTTACGCTGGACAAAACACACGGTAGCTTCCTACTCACGCAAGACTTTGCTGCCATTCCTGAAGACACGAAAGAGTTTGCCATTAACGCTTCAAACCAACGCCATTGGACCCCAGCAATGCAAAACTACATTGCCGATCTACTTGAAGGTGAAACCGGGCCGCGTGGTAAAAACTTCAATATGCGCTGGATAGCAGCAATGGTTGGCGATGTTCACCGCGTATTATGTCGTGGCGGACTATTCACTTACCCAGAAGATCGTAAAGATCCAAACAAACCGTTTAAACTTCGCCTACTTTACGAAGCCAATCCAATGGCGATGCTTGTCGAGCAAGCAGGCGGTATTGCCCACACTGGTCGTGAACGCATTTTGGATATTCAACCTGAGGAAATACACCAACGCGTTGGTGTTATCTTAGGTTCAAAGCATGAAGTTGAAGCTTGCCTTGCTTATCATAAGTGA
- a CDS encoding sulfurtransferase — MKHVVDREWLFANLGKVKVLDAGIVKPGQSGPYNAPAIIQGALRFDISGTLANPHAKTPNMCCSPAQFQAEMRQLGINQHDVLVAYDDKGMFSAARAWYMLKMMGHKQVYVLDGGLPAWCEKQYPLSQAYAQAQQAGNFVAAYDETAFVDKAAVLSNIDAELSYLFDARGAKRFTGEEQEPRADMRSGHVPKSKNLPYTSLLNADGRFKPLTELEVLYNDLSKDKTKPLIFSCGSGVTACILALVADELGYKQLTVYDGSWSEWGADPDVPVETSYTTI, encoded by the coding sequence ATGAAGCACGTGGTCGATAGGGAATGGCTCTTTGCAAACCTTGGCAAAGTGAAAGTATTGGATGCTGGTATTGTGAAACCGGGTCAGTCAGGCCCTTATAATGCCCCAGCAATCATTCAAGGCGCGCTGCGTTTTGATATTAGTGGTACGCTAGCTAATCCCCATGCTAAAACACCCAATATGTGCTGTAGTCCTGCTCAATTTCAAGCAGAAATGCGGCAGCTTGGTATCAACCAACATGATGTGTTAGTCGCTTACGATGATAAGGGCATGTTTAGCGCTGCCAGAGCTTGGTATATGCTCAAAATGATGGGTCATAAACAAGTCTATGTACTGGATGGCGGATTACCTGCTTGGTGTGAAAAACAATATCCTTTGAGTCAAGCATACGCACAAGCCCAACAAGCAGGAAACTTTGTCGCTGCATATGATGAAACAGCATTTGTTGATAAAGCCGCTGTGCTTAGTAATATTGACGCTGAACTGAGTTATCTATTTGATGCTAGAGGTGCAAAGCGCTTTACTGGTGAAGAGCAAGAACCTCGTGCAGATATGCGCAGCGGTCATGTGCCAAAAAGTAAAAACCTGCCATACACGAGTTTGTTAAATGCCGATGGCCGTTTTAAACCACTCACTGAGCTTGAAGTGCTATACAACGACTTATCAAAGGATAAAACTAAGCCTCTGATATTCTCTTGTGGCTCAGGTGTTACAGCTTGTATTTTAGCGCTGGTGGCTGACGAGCTAGGTTATAAACAGTTGACGGTATATGACGGCTCGTGGAGTGAATGGGGCGCTGATCCCGATGTGCCCGTTGAGACGAGTTATACCACTATTTAA
- a CDS encoding adenylyltransferase/cytidyltransferase family protein, producing MKKVITFGTFDVFHVGHVNILERAKALGDYLIVGISSDELNFAKKGRNPIYSIADRLKIISSLQFVDEVFVEESLELKAQYIKDFDADVLVMGDDWKDKFDIYKDICDVVYLERTPSISTTEIIEVVRRPEGK from the coding sequence TTGAAAAAAGTTATCACATTTGGAACCTTTGATGTATTCCACGTTGGTCATGTTAATATTTTAGAACGAGCGAAAGCACTGGGTGATTATCTCATTGTGGGGATTTCATCAGATGAGCTTAACTTTGCGAAAAAAGGTAGAAATCCAATATACTCAATTGCAGATCGTCTAAAGATCATTAGCTCATTGCAATTTGTCGATGAGGTGTTTGTGGAGGAATCTCTGGAGCTAAAAGCGCAATATATCAAAGACTTTGATGCGGATGTTCTGGTGATGGGTGATGATTGGAAAGACAAGTTCGATATATATAAAGATATCTGTGATGTGGTTTATTTAGAGCGCACTCCATCAATTTCAACAACGGAAATAATAGAGGTCGTACGCAGACCCGAAGGAAAGTAA
- a CDS encoding group I truncated hemoglobin — MKWLPLTAILLFLVACSASTPQTSLYEQIGGSVGAEKLVDAFIKQIGNDDVILPYFRESNVRHFREGFITHLCDTLDGPCDYEGDSMVQIHTGMAISESDFNRVVDLLINAMNEVGIAHSVQNQVLARLAPMRSEVIKL; from the coding sequence ATGAAATGGCTTCCACTAACGGCAATCTTGCTTTTCCTCGTGGCGTGTAGTGCTTCAACCCCACAAACCTCCCTGTATGAGCAAATAGGTGGAAGCGTTGGCGCAGAAAAGCTAGTAGATGCGTTTATTAAACAGATTGGCAATGACGACGTTATTTTACCGTATTTTAGAGAGTCCAATGTTAGGCACTTTCGTGAAGGGTTTATCACTCACCTATGCGATACCTTAGATGGCCCTTGTGATTATGAAGGTGATAGCATGGTGCAGATCCACACTGGCATGGCTATTAGTGAGTCTGACTTTAATCGGGTGGTTGATCTCTTGATCAACGCAATGAATGAGGTTGGGATTGCTCACTCTGTACAAAATCAAGTTTTGGCACGCTTAGCACCGATGCGAAGTGAGGTCATCAAATTGTAG
- a CDS encoding DUF3034 family protein gives MKWANVFALCLLLCGPTYAATGKLLATPGVSQVEGSAGGGIVPWAQLAGYASEDEWSASGFCSRASLKDYQLDVCGVQANLFDRVELSFARQNFDVDALNLDIEQDIVGAKVRLYGDIVYSKYPQLSFGIQHKSLDDATVANLLGAEDDSGTDYYLAASKLHLSAVGGYNWFWNITMRHSRANQLGILGYGGANDSAPWQLEASSAVFLSRHWAVGAEYRQKSNNLGLGESDWKDVFVAWIPNKSVSVTAAWLDLGKIAGQPSQTGWYLSVTGYF, from the coding sequence ATGAAGTGGGCTAATGTTTTTGCCCTGTGCTTATTACTATGCGGGCCAACTTACGCCGCAACAGGAAAGTTACTAGCGACTCCTGGGGTATCACAGGTCGAAGGTAGTGCCGGTGGTGGCATTGTGCCGTGGGCGCAGCTTGCTGGATATGCTTCGGAAGATGAATGGTCGGCCAGCGGGTTTTGCAGCCGAGCTAGTCTGAAAGACTACCAGCTCGATGTGTGTGGCGTTCAAGCCAACTTATTCGATCGCGTAGAGTTAAGTTTCGCTCGGCAAAACTTCGATGTGGATGCGCTTAATCTTGATATTGAGCAAGATATTGTCGGTGCCAAGGTGCGGCTATATGGCGATATTGTCTACAGTAAATATCCACAATTGAGCTTTGGTATTCAGCATAAGTCCTTGGATGATGCTACGGTTGCCAATTTGCTCGGCGCTGAAGATGACTCAGGAACGGATTATTACTTAGCTGCAAGCAAACTGCATTTGAGTGCTGTAGGCGGTTATAACTGGTTCTGGAATATTACGATGAGACACTCTAGAGCTAATCAACTTGGCATACTAGGTTATGGTGGTGCTAACGATAGTGCGCCTTGGCAACTAGAAGCCAGCAGTGCAGTGTTTTTATCTAGGCATTGGGCTGTCGGTGCAGAGTACCGCCAAAAATCCAACAACCTTGGGCTTGGTGAATCAGATTGGAAAGATGTATTTGTCGCTTGGATCCCGAATAAGTCAGTGAGTGTTACGGCGGCATGGCTAGACCTTGGAAAAATCGCAGGGCAACCTTCTCAAACGGGTTGGTATCTATCTGTTACGGGGTACTTTTAA
- a CDS encoding putative bifunctional diguanylate cyclase/phosphodiesterase translates to MNNSFKNKIISLCILLILVTAGMSLASFWWSTSKFNEAQVQRKIQVAQNVYQQYLKSREQLLVTAATVLTSDFGFKQAVATRDAQTISSVLLNHSRRIDADLMLLLDVKGDLISANREGLDFPSDTRTWMQALQSHTEHSAFVVLSEQLYQVIILPVRAPRTIAYSIIGFEVGTAVAAELKDLTGMETSFVGVADNLKASSLPALALGSDLFTFLAAQKTTRWFSQYAVYESAEVNLPSLDSNPVSLVLSADLTTQYQEFDKMVLTIILLSLGTILIGFITSGIVAKNLTAPLSKLTELAKCFARGDYSAKLEEARPTQEICQLVDAFNDMGEDIQEREEQIRFQASHDHLTGFFNRNAALDKLHYMLSGGAEYYFIAIDIKGLRHINDKLGPRVGDDCIKAVANRIAEINTAEGGLNVRLGGDEFLVAHPASACADPQSAVLGIVECAEMLNQGLSKPYTVQGLDISLRFSIGVVHYPKQAHTPEDVVRRALIAVDTAAHDGHDVYYYQSGEDEAHLERLQIIDELKHAIANDDGQLFMTYQPKLNMKTNRIDKVESLIRWQRKNGEWVSPELFIDLAEQSGLIVELTQWVVKTVVSQVANWVRQGERIKAAINVSAQDIADKNFLSHLKTLLDTYNVKPELITIELTERDMIENEEKGIAVLQALKQLGVQVSLDDYGVGQTSLGRLKMLPIDELKLDKVFILKLAQSEKDQFIVRSTITLGHQLGFSVVAEGVEDKASLELLESMQCDYAQGYYLSKPLKAADFDLWLGRYNEVG, encoded by the coding sequence ATGAATAACAGCTTTAAAAATAAAATAATCAGTCTTTGTATCTTGCTTATCTTAGTAACAGCAGGGATGAGCTTGGCAAGTTTTTGGTGGTCCACAAGTAAATTCAATGAAGCGCAAGTACAAAGAAAAATTCAAGTGGCGCAAAATGTTTATCAGCAATATTTAAAATCGCGAGAGCAGTTATTAGTCACTGCAGCCACCGTACTCACCTCTGATTTTGGCTTTAAACAAGCGGTGGCGACGAGGGATGCACAGACTATCAGCAGTGTTTTGCTTAATCACTCTCGCCGTATTGATGCCGACTTAATGCTGCTGTTAGATGTGAAAGGTGACCTGATCTCCGCTAATAGGGAAGGGTTAGACTTTCCTAGCGACACCAGAACTTGGATGCAAGCTTTGCAAAGCCATACTGAGCACTCAGCTTTTGTGGTGCTTAGTGAGCAGTTGTATCAAGTGATTATTTTGCCTGTTCGGGCGCCCAGAACTATTGCATACTCAATTATTGGCTTTGAAGTAGGCACAGCTGTCGCTGCGGAGCTTAAAGACCTTACAGGAATGGAAACAAGCTTTGTTGGGGTTGCTGACAACCTGAAAGCAAGCTCGTTGCCTGCACTTGCGCTTGGTAGCGATTTATTTACTTTCCTAGCGGCGCAAAAAACAACGCGTTGGTTTAGTCAGTATGCGGTATACGAAAGTGCAGAGGTGAACTTACCTTCTCTTGATAGTAACCCGGTAAGTTTGGTACTTAGCGCGGATTTAACTACTCAATATCAAGAATTCGATAAAATGGTGTTGACCATTATTTTACTCTCTCTCGGTACTATTCTTATTGGTTTTATTACCAGTGGTATTGTTGCCAAAAACCTTACTGCACCGCTTAGTAAGCTTACTGAGTTGGCAAAATGCTTTGCAAGAGGAGATTACTCCGCCAAACTCGAAGAGGCTCGACCGACCCAAGAAATTTGCCAGCTTGTTGATGCTTTTAATGATATGGGTGAAGACATTCAAGAGCGTGAGGAGCAGATCCGCTTTCAAGCTAGTCATGACCATTTAACAGGGTTTTTTAATCGTAATGCGGCTTTGGATAAGTTGCATTACATGCTCAGTGGCGGCGCTGAATATTATTTTATTGCCATAGACATAAAGGGGTTACGCCATATCAACGACAAACTCGGCCCTCGGGTAGGAGATGATTGTATTAAAGCCGTAGCGAACCGGATAGCGGAGATTAATACTGCTGAAGGCGGATTGAATGTTAGGCTTGGCGGCGATGAGTTTTTAGTTGCACACCCCGCGAGTGCGTGCGCCGATCCGCAAAGTGCTGTGCTCGGTATTGTTGAATGTGCTGAAATGCTAAATCAAGGCTTGAGTAAACCTTATACTGTGCAGGGGTTAGATATTTCGCTCCGCTTTAGTATCGGCGTGGTGCATTACCCCAAACAAGCGCATACTCCTGAGGATGTCGTTCGCCGGGCTTTGATCGCAGTTGATACTGCGGCGCACGATGGCCATGATGTTTACTACTATCAATCAGGTGAAGATGAAGCCCATCTAGAGCGCCTGCAAATTATTGATGAACTAAAACACGCTATCGCCAACGACGATGGTCAGCTTTTTATGACCTATCAACCAAAGCTAAATATGAAAACCAATCGTATTGACAAGGTTGAGTCTCTTATTCGTTGGCAACGTAAAAATGGTGAATGGGTGTCGCCCGAACTATTTATCGATCTTGCCGAGCAATCAGGTTTGATTGTTGAGTTAACTCAGTGGGTAGTAAAAACCGTGGTGTCTCAAGTTGCTAACTGGGTACGTCAAGGTGAACGTATCAAGGCGGCTATTAATGTATCGGCACAAGACATTGCAGATAAAAACTTCTTGTCTCATCTTAAGACGCTACTAGACACATATAACGTCAAACCTGAGTTGATCACCATAGAGCTTACTGAGCGAGACATGATTGAGAATGAGGAAAAAGGCATTGCGGTTCTCCAAGCGCTCAAACAGCTTGGCGTACAGGTCTCACTTGATGATTATGGCGTGGGTCAAACCTCCCTTGGTCGATTAAAAATGTTACCTATTGATGAGCTGAAACTCGACAAGGTATTTATTTTAAAGCTCGCCCAATCGGAAAAAGACCAATTTATTGTGCGCTCCACCATCACGCTTGGTCACCAACTTGGTTTTAGCGTGGTTGCGGAAGGCGTTGAAGACAAGGCATCGCTTGAGCTACTTGAGTCAATGCAGTGTGATTATGCACAAGGTTACTATCTAAGTAAGCCGCTGAAAGCCGCTGACTTTGACCTGTGGCTGGGGAGATATAATGAAGTGGGCTAA
- a CDS encoding methylamine utilization protein, producing MRTSVLLPLSFCFLFLLDLNFANAGQLTVLDGKGKPLQHAVVELINEPVEAIANDVAVMDQINKQFVPFILTIQKGQLVNFPNSDDIRHHVYSFSAVKPFELKLYAGTPNQPLKFENAGVVVLGCNIHDSMVGYIYIADDKQVLISDANGLVTLPNSTKQVTVWHPYQDNDIDSRQTVQIVNTMAPMSVTIKTTYPAPRNTFGERFGQHE from the coding sequence ATGCGAACGTCTGTTCTGCTCCCACTAAGTTTTTGTTTTTTATTTCTTTTAGATTTAAACTTTGCAAATGCAGGGCAATTAACTGTGCTTGATGGCAAAGGCAAGCCCTTGCAGCACGCAGTTGTTGAGTTGATAAACGAGCCTGTCGAGGCTATAGCAAACGATGTGGCTGTTATGGATCAAATCAATAAACAATTTGTTCCTTTCATCCTCACCATCCAAAAAGGACAATTGGTTAATTTTCCCAATAGCGATGATATCCGTCATCACGTTTATTCGTTTTCTGCGGTAAAACCTTTTGAGCTAAAGCTATACGCTGGCACGCCAAATCAACCGCTTAAGTTTGAAAACGCTGGTGTAGTGGTATTAGGTTGTAACATTCACGACTCTATGGTGGGCTATATTTATATTGCAGATGACAAGCAAGTATTGATATCTGATGCGAATGGATTGGTGACTTTGCCGAATTCTACAAAGCAAGTAACGGTGTGGCATCCTTATCAAGATAATGACATAGACAGTCGGCAAACCGTTCAAATAGTGAACACAATGGCGCCAATGTCCGTAACAATAAAAACAACTTATCCAGCGCCGCGTAATACCTTTGGCGAGCGCTTTGGACAACATGAATGA
- a CDS encoding phosphoribosylaminoimidazolesuccinocarboxamide synthase: protein MSSYKVLDVNDDLPIRTKGAVHSGKVRSVYWLTDADSARLIEEKGYQVPVGTELAIMVISDRISAFDCIWQGENGLNGVPGKGIALNSVASHWFSLFDKAGLAGNHIVDIPHPYVWIVRKASTVRVEAIARQYITGSMWRDYAKGVREFCGLQLPEGLEANQKLDNVLITPSTKGIIKGLADVPEVDDVNISRKNIEDNLAAFNFKSAADVDKYEQLLTEGFALISKELEKLDQIFVDTKFEFGYVEDKDGQERLIYIDEVGTPDSSRIWDGPAYRDGKIVENSKEGFRQLLINNVPDSDVLLNKDRMPEREALARDYLLPEAVMMSVSETYVGIASKIVGRELTIPADPRQEVIDILDKQYGLID, encoded by the coding sequence ATGAGTAGCTACAAAGTTTTAGACGTTAATGACGATCTTCCAATTCGCACTAAAGGTGCGGTTCACAGTGGTAAAGTACGTTCAGTTTATTGGTTAACCGACGCCGACAGTGCACGTTTAATTGAAGAAAAAGGCTATCAAGTCCCGGTTGGTACAGAGCTGGCAATTATGGTCATTTCTGACCGTATTTCAGCATTTGATTGTATCTGGCAAGGTGAAAATGGTCTTAACGGTGTACCGGGTAAGGGCATTGCGCTTAACAGCGTTGCTTCACATTGGTTTTCACTTTTTGATAAAGCTGGCCTTGCAGGTAATCACATTGTTGATATTCCACATCCTTATGTTTGGATTGTGCGTAAAGCCAGTACGGTAAGAGTTGAAGCGATTGCGCGTCAATATATTACCGGCAGTATGTGGCGCGATTACGCAAAGGGCGTAAGGGAGTTCTGTGGCTTGCAATTACCAGAAGGTTTAGAGGCCAATCAAAAACTAGATAATGTCTTAATCACACCATCAACCAAAGGGATCATCAAAGGTTTAGCAGACGTACCAGAAGTGGATGACGTAAACATCTCTCGTAAAAACATCGAAGATAATCTTGCGGCGTTCAACTTTAAATCTGCGGCAGATGTGGATAAATACGAGCAGTTGCTAACCGAGGGCTTTGCCCTGATCAGTAAAGAGCTTGAGAAGCTTGATCAGATCTTTGTAGATACTAAATTTGAGTTTGGTTACGTTGAAGATAAAGACGGCCAAGAGCGCCTAATTTACATTGATGAAGTGGGTACGCCTGACTCGTCACGTATTTGGGATGGCCCAGCTTATCGCGATGGTAAGATCGTTGAAAACTCAAAAGAAGGTTTCCGCCAGCTATTGATAAATAACGTACCAGATAGCGATGTACTGCTGAATAAAGATCGTATGCCTGAGCGTGAAGCACTTGCTCGCGACTATCTATTGCCAGAAGCTGTAATGATGTCAGTGAGCGAAACTTACGTTGGGATCGCAAGTAAAATCGTTGGTCGTGAGCTAACGATCCCTGCAGATCCTCGCCAAGAAGTTATTGATATTCTTGATAAGCAGTACGGTTTAATAGATTAA
- a CDS encoding ABC transporter ATP-binding protein — protein MLTISQLQFTWPKSSTAVLTIPKLHIARGEHVFLHGPSGSGKSTLLGLIAGTLDCQQGVIEIAGTNASALSRGQRDKFRADHIGTIFQNFNLLPYLSPIENVTLGCEFSKKRRQNISSQNKSLEQEAKLLLSDLGIDEHTQQRSVAELSIGQQQRVAAARAFIGRPEIIIADEPTSALDADSRDGFIKLLFSQAAVYSASILFVSHDKSLAPLFDRQISLPDLQQGAPLC, from the coding sequence ATGCTTACGATATCTCAATTACAGTTTACATGGCCTAAGTCGAGCACTGCGGTGCTAACCATACCTAAGCTACATATCGCCCGTGGTGAACACGTGTTTTTACATGGTCCAAGCGGCAGCGGTAAATCGACTTTGCTTGGATTGATTGCCGGCACCTTGGATTGCCAGCAGGGAGTAATTGAAATTGCAGGTACAAACGCGAGCGCACTGAGCCGTGGCCAACGAGATAAGTTTAGAGCCGACCATATAGGTACTATTTTTCAGAACTTTAATTTGTTGCCCTATTTGTCGCCTATTGAAAACGTTACCCTTGGCTGCGAATTTTCCAAAAAGCGCAGGCAAAACATCTCCTCGCAGAATAAGTCGCTTGAGCAGGAAGCTAAACTTCTGCTTTCTGATCTTGGTATAGACGAGCACACTCAGCAGCGCAGTGTCGCGGAGTTAAGTATTGGCCAACAGCAGCGCGTAGCCGCCGCTCGCGCATTTATTGGCAGGCCCGAAATCATTATTGCCGATGAGCCAACCTCAGCCCTCGATGCCGACAGTCGTGATGGATTTATTAAATTACTCTTTAGCCAAGCCGCAGTTTACAGTGCATCTATTCTCTTTGTCAGTCACGACAAAAGCTTAGCGCCGTTATTTGATAGGCAAATAAGCTTACCTGATTTACAACAAGGAGCACCGCTATGCTAA